Proteins from one Pelorhabdus rhamnosifermentans genomic window:
- a CDS encoding ANL family adenylate-forming protein: MYINFLMERFEQQRTKKFMVWHEKFFDYQWLFQRVNYWKQMIANEEIELSSVVAVYGDFSPNSVALFLALIDHQCIVVPLTESVLHKKDEFLETAQVECLISLNESDEAKIARLENQASHPMLQELKIKKCPGLILFSSGSTGKSKAAVHNITGMLEKYQTPRPSLKTITFLLYDHIGGVNTMLHTLSNTGCIYTLKDRNPGTVLAEIEKHKIELLPTSPTFINMILLSEAYKRYDLSSLKIISYGTEPMPESTLRRLHELFPSIKLLQTYGLSEVGILRSKSKSSDSLWVKVGGEGFETRIVNDMLEIKSRSAMMGYLNAPSPFTEDGWFKTGDVVEQDGEYIKILGRISEIINVGGQKVYPAEVESVIQMIDNIAEVTVYGERNPITGNFVCAKVRLAKEEDKKQVIYRIKNVCKDKLESFKVPVRIKVVQELQHSARFKKTRCGGV; the protein is encoded by the coding sequence ATGTATATTAATTTTTTAATGGAACGATTCGAGCAACAACGAACAAAAAAATTTATGGTTTGGCATGAAAAATTCTTTGATTACCAATGGTTGTTCCAACGTGTTAACTATTGGAAACAGATGATTGCAAATGAAGAAATCGAATTAAGTTCCGTTGTAGCTGTATATGGTGATTTTTCGCCAAATTCGGTTGCTTTATTTTTAGCATTAATCGATCATCAGTGTATCGTGGTTCCTCTTACAGAATCGGTATTACATAAAAAAGATGAATTTTTGGAAACGGCGCAAGTGGAATGTCTTATTTCCCTTAATGAAAGTGATGAAGCAAAAATAGCACGTTTAGAAAATCAAGCAAGTCATCCAATGCTTCAAGAACTGAAAATAAAAAAATGTCCTGGTCTGATTTTGTTTTCTTCTGGCTCTACAGGAAAAAGTAAAGCTGCAGTCCATAATATAACGGGAATGCTCGAAAAGTATCAAACACCACGTCCATCGCTCAAAACGATTACTTTTTTATTGTATGATCATATTGGCGGCGTAAATACTATGTTGCATACATTGTCTAATACTGGCTGCATATATACTTTAAAAGATCGCAATCCTGGTACAGTGTTGGCAGAAATTGAAAAACATAAGATTGAATTGTTGCCGACTTCACCGACGTTTATTAATATGATTTTATTAAGTGAGGCTTATAAACGATATGATTTAAGTAGTTTAAAAATTATTAGTTACGGTACTGAGCCAATGCCGGAAAGCACTCTTAGGCGATTACACGAACTGTTTCCTAGTATTAAACTTTTGCAAACATACGGGTTATCCGAAGTTGGGATTTTACGCTCTAAATCAAAGAGTTCCGATTCTTTATGGGTGAAGGTTGGCGGGGAAGGGTTCGAAACCCGCATTGTCAATGATATGTTGGAGATCAAGTCCCGTTCTGCCATGATGGGGTATTTAAATGCACCTAGCCCATTTACTGAAGATGGTTGGTTTAAGACTGGCGATGTTGTAGAACAAGATGGCGAGTATATTAAAATCTTAGGCAGAATATCTGAGATTATTAATGTGGGTGGGCAAAAGGTTTATCCGGCGGAAGTCGAGAGTGTTATCCAAATGATTGATAATATTGCTGAAGTGACTGTGTACGGAGAGCGAAATCCTATAACAGGTAACTTCGTTTGTGCTAAAGTTAGGTTAGCTAAAGAAGAGGATAAAAAGCAAGTGATTTACCGTATTAAAAATGTGTGTAAGGATAAGTTGGAATCTTTTAAAGTTCCCGTTAGAATTAAAGTGGTTCAAGAATTACAGCATAGTGCACGCTTTAAGAAGACACGTTGCGGTGGAGTTTGA
- a CDS encoding ATP-grasp domain-containing protein, with amino-acid sequence MFTILFTAIGRRVELIKAFQESLKRKGIDVKALGADANPLLASAGYFVNQVFPVSWVNEAGYIEALLEICHAQQVDMLVPLFEPEFSALDKHRQAFFNVGTFVLLSNQNALEICNDKFNTYKFFVESGVKTPKTLLASALSEDISFPMFVKPCSGMGSQGAKKVVCPMELESALRYDHNMIVQQFISGTEYTVDVLADFDGQVLAVVPRERLEVRSGEVSKGKTVDRPDIIEQAVAIVEKLGAMGPLTLQCMDTGSEIYWIEINPRFGGGVPLSIQAGVDYPYMLYQLAQGQKVQPCIGQYKKNFLMLRYDQAVYAEG; translated from the coding sequence ATGTTTACCATACTCTTTACAGCAATCGGTAGGCGAGTGGAGCTAATAAAAGCTTTTCAGGAGTCTTTAAAAAGAAAAGGTATTGACGTAAAAGCATTAGGAGCCGATGCCAATCCATTGCTGGCATCGGCGGGGTACTTTGTGAACCAAGTTTTTCCTGTATCATGGGTGAATGAGGCGGGGTATATTGAAGCATTGCTGGAAATTTGTCATGCGCAGCAGGTAGACATGCTTGTTCCATTATTTGAACCTGAATTTTCTGCTCTTGATAAGCATCGGCAAGCATTTTTTAATGTCGGTACCTTTGTATTGCTTTCTAATCAAAATGCCCTGGAAATCTGCAATGATAAGTTTAATACTTACAAGTTCTTTGTTGAGAGTGGAGTAAAGACACCGAAGACTTTATTAGCAAGTGCCTTATCTGAAGACATTTCTTTTCCTATGTTTGTAAAGCCTTGTTCAGGTATGGGATCACAGGGAGCAAAAAAGGTTGTCTGTCCTATGGAATTAGAGAGTGCTTTAAGGTATGATCATAATATGATCGTTCAGCAGTTTATTAGCGGAACAGAATATACGGTGGATGTGCTGGCTGATTTTGACGGACAGGTGTTGGCCGTAGTGCCTCGTGAACGGCTGGAAGTACGTTCAGGTGAGGTGAGTAAAGGGAAGACAGTGGATCGCCCGGATATTATTGAGCAGGCAGTTGCGATTGTTGAAAAACTGGGTGCCATGGGTCCGTTGACGTTGCAGTGTATGGATACGGGAAGTGAGATTTACTGGATCGAGATTAATCCGCGGTTTGGTGGTGGTGTGCCTCTCTCGATTCAAGCGGGTGTGGATTATCCTTATATGTTGTATCAGTTGGCCCAGGGACAAAAGGTGCAGCCTTGTATCGGGCAGTATAAAAAGAATTTTCTTATGCTTCGGTATGATCAGGCTGTATACGCTGAAGGATGA
- a CDS encoding HAD family hydrolase, with amino-acid sequence MIFVFDLDDTLYDEKTFVYSGFRAVARFLLETYAIPENDSYSLMIDRLKHGRGRIFDDTLLPFGVYSKRVVLQCLGVYRGHHPKIELYADAIRCMERLKKDSVYIVTDGNKLVQKNKLVALGLYNTVKFCFITHRYGVQHAKPSPHCFLKICEREKVVPSEVVYIGDNPYKDFVGIKALGFKTVRMMRGHFKSIVKPGEFEAHIQIQSLDELTEELLQDLSKISYQ; translated from the coding sequence ATGATATTTGTTTTTGATTTGGATGATACATTATATGATGAAAAAACCTTTGTCTATAGTGGATTTCGGGCTGTAGCCCGATTTCTGCTTGAAACTTATGCGATCCCTGAGAATGATAGTTATTCATTGATGATTGACCGCTTAAAACACGGTAGGGGTCGAATCTTTGATGATACGCTGCTGCCTTTTGGAGTTTACTCTAAACGTGTTGTTTTGCAGTGCCTTGGCGTATATCGGGGGCATCATCCGAAAATTGAGTTGTATGCTGACGCCATCAGGTGTATGGAACGGTTGAAGAAGGATTCGGTGTATATTGTTACAGACGGAAATAAACTTGTGCAGAAAAATAAATTAGTAGCTCTGGGACTTTATAATACTGTTAAGTTCTGTTTCATTACCCATCGTTATGGTGTACAACATGCCAAGCCGTCACCGCACTGCTTTCTGAAGATTTGTGAACGGGAAAAAGTTGTACCGTCAGAGGTTGTTTATATTGGGGACAACCCTTACAAGGATTTTGTCGGTATCAAGGCATTGGGATTTAAAACGGTTCGCATGATGCGTGGGCACTTTAAAAGTATTGTGAAGCCGGGCGAGTTTGAAGCACACATTCAAATTCAGTCTTTAGATGAATTGACAGAGGAGTTATTGCAAGATCTATCTAAAATATCGTATCAATAA
- the pseI gene encoding pseudaminic acid synthase, giving the protein MHPIQMKQFSLGKNERPFVIAEMSGNHNQSLERALSLVDAAAAAGVQALKLQTYTADTMTLDIDDKEFHIDDANSLWQGSSLYKLYQQAYTPWEWHKPIFDRCREHGILGFSTPFDDSAVDFLESLAVPAYKIASFELTDLPLIRKVAATGKPMIMSTGMATIAEIDESVTAARAAGCTDLVLLKCTSTYPASPENSHLMTLPHMSDLFQCPVGISDHTLGMGVSLAAVALGAVVIEKHFTLSRAEGGVDSAFSMEPAELEALVKESQGAWQALGQIQYGPTEAERPSLKHRRSLYIVEDLQAGDVLTAENVRAIRPGMGLSPKYYEVVLGKRVKNSVTKGTPVAWNLF; this is encoded by the coding sequence ATGCATCCAATTCAAATGAAACAATTTTCCCTTGGCAAAAATGAGCGACCCTTTGTTATCGCTGAAATGTCCGGCAATCATAACCAATCGCTGGAGCGGGCATTAAGTCTTGTCGATGCCGCTGCAGCAGCAGGAGTTCAGGCACTCAAGTTACAAACGTATACGGCGGATACGATGACGCTGGATATTGATGATAAGGAATTCCATATTGATGATGCGAACAGCTTATGGCAGGGGAGTTCGTTGTACAAGCTATATCAACAGGCCTATACGCCATGGGAGTGGCACAAGCCTATCTTTGACCGTTGTCGTGAGCATGGAATTCTGGGGTTTAGTACTCCTTTTGATGATTCGGCGGTGGATTTTCTGGAATCTCTGGCTGTACCGGCTTATAAAATTGCTTCTTTTGAATTGACGGATCTCCCTTTAATCCGTAAAGTTGCGGCGACAGGTAAACCCATGATTATGTCGACGGGTATGGCGACAATTGCCGAAATTGATGAATCCGTAACAGCAGCGAGGGCGGCGGGCTGTACAGATCTAGTGTTGCTTAAATGTACCAGCACCTATCCGGCTTCACCGGAAAATTCCCATCTTATGACTTTGCCGCATATGTCAGATTTGTTTCAATGTCCGGTTGGTATTTCCGATCATACATTGGGAATGGGCGTTTCATTGGCGGCAGTGGCTTTGGGGGCCGTTGTGATTGAAAAGCATTTTACGCTGTCACGTGCTGAAGGTGGAGTGGATTCTGCCTTTTCGATGGAGCCTGCTGAACTCGAGGCTCTAGTCAAAGAAAGCCAGGGGGCCTGGCAGGCACTAGGACAAATTCAGTATGGTCCGACAGAAGCGGAAAGGCCTTCGTTAAAACATCGCCGTTCGCTATATATTGTGGAGGATCTTCAGGCCGGAGATGTTTTAACGGCGGAAAATGTGCGGGCTATTCGTCCGGGAATGGGATTAAGCCCCAAATATTATGAAGTTGTGCTTGGTAAACGGGTAAAAAATTCGGTTACCAAAGGAACGCCTGTGGCGTGGAATTTATTTTAG
- a CDS encoding acyl carrier protein has protein sequence MKKLFAIFSRVMKVPEENLSLETSKNELENWDSLAHLQVIAEIEEAFSVSIPFEVIAQLTTIGDFAKYIKE, from the coding sequence TTGAAAAAATTATTCGCTATCTTTAGCCGGGTGATGAAGGTTCCAGAAGAGAACTTGTCATTGGAAACAAGCAAAAATGAGCTGGAAAATTGGGATTCCCTGGCTCACTTACAAGTCATAGCTGAAATCGAGGAGGCTTTTTCCGTTTCTATTCCTTTTGAAGTGATTGCTCAGTTAACAACAATTGGTGATTTTGCGAAATACATAAAGGAGTGA
- a CDS encoding HAD-IIIC family phosphatase: MNIAILSNVNVDLLTKKFTTGMAVFSPAGYGVWIQELLNESSQLYHFEPTLVFVLLDARELFGIEPSVEECLTEIQRLQVYFEQILQNKPHIKFFISDLDYPERNISPYGVRSVASQAELAWNTMLVQLSQKYSNLYVFRLKELVCQVGREKFYSPKLWYLGGIKYSGTGDSLIAGKIEQIASIKNGARKKCLLLDLDNTLWGGVVGELGPKGIELSDFKEGARFKDFQQKIKEIKETGIILGLVSKNNWTDVCEVFEQHKSMVLHENDFAVIKVNWQDKVDNIQSIAQELNIGLDSIVFVDDNPVERDAIKQLLPEVSVPDFPQDTTQLENFGVKLWEDYFFALELSEEDRSKTVLYQQNHQRAEALKHAVDMGDYLQSLATVISIWPVRVEDVERVSQLTQKTNQFNLTTKRYLEEELIYFLKSPAYSVYVVSVKDCYGDSGKVAVLVLKKEADKVKLENFVMSCRVMGRRIEDQLLDYIEQQMKQAGFSQLITYYYPTTKNKPVEGLFDRLGYELIDQDEAGNKTYVLDLKNCPERVHYARLVES; this comes from the coding sequence GTGAACATTGCGATTTTATCGAATGTTAATGTGGATCTTCTGACAAAAAAGTTTACAACGGGAATGGCTGTTTTTTCACCGGCAGGCTATGGAGTTTGGATTCAGGAATTGTTAAATGAAAGCTCACAATTATACCACTTTGAACCTACTTTGGTATTTGTATTGCTTGATGCACGGGAATTGTTTGGTATAGAGCCGTCTGTTGAAGAATGTCTGACAGAAATTCAGCGGCTGCAAGTTTATTTTGAACAAATTTTGCAAAATAAACCACATATTAAATTTTTTATTTCTGATCTGGACTATCCTGAAAGGAATATTTCTCCTTATGGAGTTCGGTCTGTAGCTTCACAGGCTGAACTTGCCTGGAATACAATGCTGGTCCAATTAAGTCAAAAGTATTCTAATTTATATGTTTTTCGGCTAAAAGAATTGGTCTGTCAAGTAGGACGGGAAAAATTTTATTCACCCAAACTTTGGTACTTAGGCGGAATTAAATATTCGGGCACAGGCGATTCGCTGATTGCCGGTAAAATCGAGCAGATCGCGTCAATAAAGAACGGCGCGAGAAAAAAATGTCTTTTGCTTGATTTGGATAATACTCTCTGGGGCGGAGTGGTTGGTGAACTGGGGCCCAAGGGGATTGAACTGTCTGATTTTAAAGAAGGCGCTCGCTTTAAAGATTTTCAGCAAAAAATTAAGGAAATTAAAGAAACTGGCATTATTTTAGGATTGGTATCGAAAAATAATTGGACGGATGTATGTGAAGTCTTTGAGCAGCATAAAAGTATGGTGCTTCATGAAAATGATTTTGCTGTAATTAAGGTGAATTGGCAGGATAAGGTGGATAATATCCAGTCCATTGCTCAGGAATTGAATATTGGATTAGATTCCATTGTATTTGTTGATGATAACCCCGTAGAACGGGACGCAATAAAACAATTGTTACCTGAAGTCTCGGTACCTGATTTTCCTCAAGATACGACTCAATTGGAAAATTTCGGTGTAAAACTGTGGGAGGATTACTTTTTTGCTTTGGAGCTTAGCGAGGAAGATCGGAGTAAAACAGTTTTATATCAGCAGAATCATCAGCGGGCGGAAGCGCTAAAACATGCTGTTGACATGGGAGATTATTTACAATCCCTTGCTACAGTGATTTCAATTTGGCCTGTGCGTGTGGAAGATGTCGAACGGGTTAGTCAATTGACTCAGAAAACGAATCAATTTAATTTGACAACGAAACGTTACTTGGAAGAAGAATTGATTTATTTTCTGAAATCACCAGCCTATAGCGTATATGTTGTATCTGTCAAAGATTGTTATGGTGACAGTGGAAAAGTAGCTGTGCTTGTCCTTAAAAAAGAGGCTGACAAGGTGAAATTGGAGAATTTCGTCATGAGTTGTCGCGTTATGGGGCGTAGGATTGAAGATCAGCTGTTGGATTATATTGAGCAGCAAATGAAGCAAGCTGGATTTTCCCAATTGATTACTTATTATTATCCAACAACCAAAAATAAGCCTGTGGAAGGTCTTTTTGATCGGTTGGGTTATGAGCTTATCGATCAGGATGAAGCAGGAAATAAAACGTATGTACTTGACCTTAAAAATTGTCCTGAACGAGTGCATTATGCACGTTTAGTAGAAAGCTAA
- a CDS encoding AAC(3) family N-acetyltransferase: MVERPLYKTSQGVLTTLDVKAALAEIGICAGDVIFVHSDISAFGKMANFDRDMLLGSLVDCMSEAVGDTGTLIMPTFSYSFCKDEVYDLAATKSTVGVLTEFFRKQPGVVRTRHPIFSAAIRGAKQELLLQIDNDSFGQNSIFGKLRDLKGKIVIFGSSFRSSSTFLHYVEQSFGVSYRYLKTFEGKIHENGRTHSATATFLVRYLDRVVELDTQRMEKYLLKNGIMRSVKLGEGTILVVNAQELFDAGMEWLEQDRYFLLSPNSRQSLQALAD, from the coding sequence ATGGTTGAACGGCCGTTATATAAAACCTCACAGGGTGTTTTAACTACGCTGGATGTCAAAGCAGCGTTGGCGGAAATTGGTATTTGTGCGGGCGATGTTATTTTTGTTCATTCTGATATTAGTGCTTTTGGAAAAATGGCGAATTTTGATCGGGACATGTTGCTTGGTTCGTTAGTAGATTGCATGTCTGAAGCAGTGGGTGACACAGGTACTTTGATCATGCCAACTTTTAGCTATAGTTTTTGTAAAGATGAAGTTTATGATTTAGCTGCAACGAAGTCGACAGTGGGAGTGTTAACGGAATTTTTCCGCAAACAGCCGGGTGTGGTTCGGACTCGTCATCCGATCTTTTCAGCCGCGATTCGGGGTGCCAAGCAAGAGCTTTTATTGCAAATAGATAATGACTCTTTTGGTCAAAATTCGATATTTGGCAAGTTACGCGATCTAAAGGGCAAAATTGTAATTTTTGGTTCTAGTTTTCGCTCATCAAGTACCTTTTTGCATTATGTGGAACAATCATTTGGTGTATCTTATCGATATTTGAAAACATTTGAAGGAAAAATTCATGAAAACGGAAGGACTCATTCGGCTACAGCAACCTTTTTGGTGCGTTATTTAGACCGGGTGGTAGAACTAGATACACAGCGCATGGAGAAGTATTTGTTGAAAAACGGCATTATGCGTTCTGTGAAACTGGGCGAGGGCACTATTCTTGTTGTGAATGCACAGGAACTATTTGATGCGGGGATGGAATGGCTTGAACAGGATCGTTATTTCTTATTAAGTCCCAATTCGCGGCAGTCTTTGCAAGCTTTGGCAGATTAA
- a CDS encoding DUF4910 domain-containing protein, with protein sequence MQQETEQGKTMYELLEKLFPICRSITGNGFRESLKLIQQQIPVGMHEVPSGTKVFDWTVPKEWNIRNAYIEDEAGHKIIDFKKNNLHIVGYSVSVDKVIDLEELQSHLYSLEHQPDAIPYVTSYYNERWGFCLTQQQRDQLVSGKYHVYIDSELKQGSLTYGELIIPGRTEQEIFLSTYLCHPSMANNELSGPVVTTNLAKWLASAPRKYTYRIIFIPETIGSLTYLSRNIEAMKRNIVAGFNVTCVGDERAYSFVPSRYGKTLADKVALHVLQVKAPEFVRYTYLHRGSDERQYCAPGVDLPVVCVMRSKYGNYPEYHTSLDNLSFVTPQALQDSFELLRDCIELLERNERYQVNCLGEPQLGKRGLYPTLSAKGSYGGVYHMMNFLAYADGTNDLMDISQLIGVPVSELYPIVDKLLENKIISPNCFH encoded by the coding sequence ATGCAACAGGAAACAGAGCAGGGTAAGACGATGTATGAATTGCTGGAAAAACTTTTTCCTATTTGTCGCAGTATCACGGGAAATGGGTTTCGTGAATCCTTGAAGCTTATTCAGCAACAGATACCGGTTGGTATGCACGAGGTGCCAAGCGGTACGAAGGTGTTTGATTGGACGGTTCCTAAAGAATGGAATATTCGTAATGCCTATATTGAGGATGAAGCAGGTCATAAAATTATTGATTTCAAAAAAAATAATTTGCATATTGTTGGCTATTCGGTATCCGTGGATAAAGTGATTGATTTGGAAGAATTACAATCGCATTTATATTCGCTTGAACATCAGCCAGATGCCATCCCTTATGTTACCTCTTACTATAATGAACGTTGGGGATTTTGCCTTACTCAGCAGCAGCGGGATCAGTTGGTTTCTGGAAAATATCATGTGTATATTGATAGTGAATTAAAACAAGGTTCTTTAACTTATGGTGAGTTGATTATTCCTGGTCGTACTGAGCAGGAAATATTTTTGTCCACTTATCTGTGTCATCCTTCTATGGCTAATAATGAGTTATCGGGACCGGTTGTTACAACGAATTTGGCAAAATGGCTGGCAAGTGCACCAAGAAAATATACCTATCGCATTATCTTTATCCCTGAGACGATTGGTTCGCTGACGTATCTGAGCCGCAATATCGAGGCAATGAAGCGAAATATTGTTGCGGGCTTTAATGTGACTTGTGTTGGCGATGAACGTGCTTATTCCTTTGTGCCCTCTCGCTATGGAAAAACGCTGGCTGATAAGGTAGCTTTGCATGTTTTGCAGGTGAAAGCTCCTGAATTTGTTCGTTATACCTATTTGCATCGTGGTAGTGATGAACGGCAATATTGCGCTCCAGGCGTTGATTTACCTGTTGTTTGTGTTATGCGGAGTAAATATGGAAACTATCCGGAGTATCATACTTCATTGGATAATCTGAGCTTTGTAACTCCTCAGGCTTTGCAGGATAGCTTTGAATTACTTAGGGATTGTATCGAATTATTGGAGCGCAATGAGCGATATCAAGTGAATTGTTTGGGCGAGCCGCAGCTTGGTAAAAGAGGCTTATACCCAACATTGAGTGCCAAAGGATCTTACGGCGGTGTGTATCATATGATGAATTTCCTTGCTTATGCTGATGGAACAAATGATTTAATGGATATTAGCCAGCTTATTGGTGTGCCTGTTTCTGAATTATATCCTATTGTAGATAAGTTACTTGAAAATAAAATAATTTCTCCGAATTGTTTTCACTAA